A window from Chlamydia gallinacea 08-1274/3 encodes these proteins:
- a CDS encoding SH3 domain-containing protein: MRILTISMLLLAIITGDNLSTAHAASTSKISGQPVETSAFTPFTGEIKGERVRLRLAPHVDSSIIKELSKGDYVAVIGESKDYYIVSAPEGLKGYIFRTFVLDNIIEGEQVNVRLEPSTSSPVLARLSRGTEIQTTSNQPQGKWLEIILPNQCSFYIAKNFVTNKGPLDLYKHREGQKKIALDLLESAKAFAKEELQKTLDAIDLESIYKKINLVQSEEFKNIPGLQPLIQKALEEIQDTYLSKSLLNQNKDSGIHSLRGLEVSHVETSTPTQSLLSQHIRKQTKIKTSPKVQSRENLEYSLYKVWLDMQPQGNPKKLTLEAFYEEEQKKKQILVGELDIYPHVVKNNPGDYLLKDKENVVAFVYATKIDLEKWLGKRVSVECLPRPNNYFAFPAYHIISIKEIS; this comes from the coding sequence ATGCGAATTCTAACGATTTCTATGCTTTTGTTGGCCATCATTACGGGAGATAACTTATCTACCGCACATGCAGCGAGTACGTCAAAAATCTCAGGTCAACCAGTAGAAACGTCTGCATTTACCCCATTCACTGGAGAAATTAAAGGAGAGCGGGTTCGTCTACGCCTAGCACCTCATGTAGATAGTTCTATTATCAAGGAGCTTTCTAAAGGAGATTATGTTGCTGTTATTGGAGAAAGTAAGGATTACTACATAGTATCTGCTCCCGAGGGACTTAAAGGTTATATATTTCGCACATTTGTGTTAGATAACATTATTGAAGGAGAACAAGTGAATGTTCGTCTAGAGCCTTCAACATCTTCTCCAGTGCTAGCCCGCCTATCTCGAGGAACAGAAATCCAAACAACTTCAAATCAACCTCAAGGGAAATGGTTGGAAATCATCCTCCCTAATCAGTGTTCCTTCTATATTGCTAAAAATTTCGTTACGAATAAAGGGCCACTAGATCTCTACAAACATAGAGAAGGCCAGAAAAAAATCGCTTTAGATCTCCTAGAATCAGCCAAGGCATTTGCTAAAGAAGAGCTTCAAAAAACTTTAGATGCTATTGATCTTGAATCCATTTATAAGAAAATTAATCTTGTACAATCAGAAGAGTTCAAAAACATTCCTGGTCTACAACCTCTTATACAAAAAGCACTGGAGGAAATCCAAGATACCTATCTCTCCAAGTCTCTGCTAAATCAAAACAAAGATTCGGGGATCCATTCTTTGAGAGGTTTAGAAGTTTCTCATGTAGAAACGTCTACTCCTACTCAATCGTTATTATCTCAACATATCCGTAAACAAACTAAAATCAAAACTTCTCCTAAAGTACAAAGCCGTGAAAACCTTGAGTATTCGTTATATAAAGTTTGGTTAGACATGCAACCCCAAGGTAATCCGAAAAAATTGACTTTAGAAGCCTTCTATGAAGAAGAACAAAAGAAAAAACAAATTTTAGTTGGTGAGTTAGATATTTATCCCCATGTTGTAAAAAACAATCCCGGCGATTACTTACTCAAAGATAAAGAAAATGTAGTAGCCTTTGTTTACGCAACCAAAATTGACTTGGAAAAATGGCTAGGGAAACGTGTATCCGTAGAATGCCTTCCGCGTCCTAACAACTACTTTGCTTTTCCTGCTTATCATATCATCAGCATTAAAGAAATTTCCTAG
- the cydB gene encoding cytochrome d ubiquinol oxidase subunit II encodes MEFSLASILPIAWYAILMVAVFAYSLGDGFDLGMSTIYFISRDDKERRSLLNSIGPVWDGNEVWLIIIFGGLFAGFPSAYGMLLSMFYMPIWTLVLLYIFRGCALEFRSKTESKQWKGFWDILFCVSGLLISFFLGILVGNLLLGLPLSPTTPYASVSWVLFFRPYALLCGLLVTCVFAIHAITFALMKISGDLQQRLIKRFPYFLSAFLVVYLLLISASLLMIPQTKGNAFSVGNFPGIPAYPLLILFMSMILCGCLAVKTCIVKQRYRRAFCYSSYNLLLLILSTVIVLFPNLLFSTVSSEYSYTIYNAAASTKTLQTLLLIVLIGLPLIIGYTIYVYRVFRGKTDFPSVY; translated from the coding sequence ATGGAATTTTCTTTAGCTTCAATTTTACCTATTGCTTGGTACGCCATACTTATGGTTGCCGTATTTGCTTATTCTCTAGGAGATGGTTTTGATTTAGGGATGAGTACGATTTATTTTATTTCTCGAGATGATAAAGAGAGACGGAGTTTATTAAACTCCATAGGCCCGGTTTGGGATGGGAATGAAGTCTGGCTTATCATTATTTTTGGTGGTCTTTTCGCAGGTTTTCCATCAGCTTATGGGATGTTACTGTCTATGTTTTATATGCCCATATGGACTCTAGTTTTACTATATATTTTTCGGGGATGCGCCTTAGAATTTCGTAGTAAAACAGAATCTAAACAGTGGAAAGGGTTTTGGGATATTCTGTTTTGCGTTTCAGGATTACTGATTAGTTTTTTCTTAGGCATATTAGTAGGCAATTTACTTTTAGGGTTGCCCTTGTCTCCAACAACTCCTTATGCTTCTGTATCTTGGGTGCTTTTTTTTCGTCCTTATGCCTTATTATGTGGATTACTTGTTACTTGTGTATTTGCCATTCACGCAATTACTTTCGCATTAATGAAGATTTCAGGGGATTTACAACAGCGTTTGATTAAACGTTTTCCTTATTTTCTGTCCGCATTTCTTGTAGTCTACTTACTATTAATTAGTGCGTCTCTTTTAATGATTCCACAGACAAAAGGCAATGCTTTCTCCGTAGGGAACTTCCCTGGAATTCCTGCATACCCCTTATTGATTCTTTTCATGTCCATGATTTTATGTGGTTGTTTGGCTGTAAAGACTTGTATAGTAAAACAACGTTATAGACGCGCTTTTTGCTATTCTTCCTATAACTTGCTGCTTTTAATTTTATCCACGGTCATCGTGCTTTTCCCTAATCTTTTGTTCTCAACAGTAAGTTCGGAGTATAGTTATACTATTTATAATGCCGCAGCAAGTACGAAGACTTTACAAACATTACTCCTTATTGTGCTTATTGGATTACCATTAATCATTGGTTATACTATTTATGTTTATCGTGTGTTCCGGGGTAAGACGGATTTTCCTTCTGTGTATTAA
- a CDS encoding cytochrome ubiquinol oxidase subunit I encodes MDVVMLSRIQFGLFIAFHYLFVPLSMGISMMLVVMEGLYLITKKNIYKQMTWFWTNIFALTFVVGVVTGIMQIFSFGSNWSRFSEYTGNIFGTLLGSEGIFAFFLESGFLGVLLFGRYKVSKNMHFFATCMVALGAHMSAFWIVCANSWMQTPSGYSLAMHNGRMVPMLSSFWEVVFSPSSMSRFVHVVLGTWLSGIFLVISVSAFYLLKQRYEAFARQGMKLGAILGMIVLILQLWSADVSARGVAKHQPAKLAAFEGVFKTKEYTPIYLFGIVDVKNQKVRGLPIPGALSFLVHRNIKTPVVGLDQVPQDEWPNVPVVFQLYHLMVMLWGVMVLLALVAWCVYKKQRWALKPWILCLLSFSVFCPEICNEIGWCAAEIGRQPWIVYGLLKTKDAVSPIIQKGQVIQSLVLFSLVFICLLSLFIFLLCKKVQRGPDQNDLNEVEIS; translated from the coding sequence ATGGATGTAGTGATGTTATCTAGGATACAGTTTGGGTTATTCATTGCCTTTCATTACTTGTTTGTGCCTTTGAGCATGGGTATAAGCATGATGCTCGTAGTTATGGAAGGCTTGTATCTCATTACGAAGAAGAATATCTATAAACAGATGACATGGTTTTGGACCAATATATTTGCGTTAACCTTTGTTGTGGGTGTAGTTACAGGAATCATGCAGATTTTTTCGTTTGGTTCTAACTGGTCAAGATTTTCAGAATACACCGGAAACATTTTTGGTACTTTACTAGGTAGTGAGGGGATTTTTGCATTTTTCTTAGAATCAGGATTTTTAGGGGTTTTATTATTTGGGCGTTACAAAGTGTCGAAAAATATGCATTTCTTTGCTACGTGCATGGTAGCTTTGGGTGCTCATATGAGTGCTTTTTGGATTGTTTGTGCGAATTCTTGGATGCAAACACCTTCAGGTTATTCCCTAGCTATGCATAATGGTCGGATGGTTCCTATGTTATCTTCATTTTGGGAAGTAGTTTTTTCTCCTTCAAGCATGTCCCGATTTGTCCATGTGGTACTAGGAACATGGTTATCGGGAATTTTTCTTGTTATTAGTGTAAGTGCTTTTTATTTACTTAAGCAGCGTTATGAGGCTTTTGCTCGTCAGGGAATGAAGTTAGGAGCCATTCTAGGAATGATAGTCTTGATTTTACAGCTATGGTCAGCAGATGTTTCTGCTCGTGGAGTTGCTAAACATCAACCTGCGAAATTAGCTGCTTTTGAAGGAGTGTTTAAAACGAAAGAATATACACCTATCTATTTATTTGGAATTGTTGATGTTAAGAATCAGAAGGTGCGAGGTCTACCCATTCCAGGAGCTTTATCGTTTTTAGTTCATAGAAATATAAAAACTCCTGTTGTCGGTTTGGATCAGGTTCCTCAAGACGAATGGCCAAATGTCCCTGTTGTTTTTCAGTTGTATCATCTTATGGTGATGCTTTGGGGGGTTATGGTGCTTCTCGCCTTAGTGGCTTGGTGTGTTTATAAAAAGCAACGTTGGGCACTAAAACCTTGGATTTTATGCCTACTATCTTTTTCTGTTTTCTGTCCTGAAATCTGTAATGAGATTGGGTGGTGTGCTGCTGAAATAGGAAGACAGCCCTGGATTGTGTATGGCTTATTAAAAACAAAAGATGCTGTTTCTCCTATAATCCAGAAAGGACAAGTTATTCAGTCTTTAGTTTTATTTAGTTTAGTGTTTATTTGCCTTTTGTCTCTATTTATTTTTCTTTTATGTAAAAAGGTACAGCGAGGACCTGATCAAAATGACCTTAATGAGGTGGAAATATCATGA
- the cdaA gene encoding diadenylate cyclase CdaA — MPIDITYYTTPLLEILLIWLILNYLLKFLWGTRAMDVIFGLLVFLCLFVLADKLHFPIIRRLMLHVVNIAAIVVFIIFQPEIRLALSRVRFPGKKFAIDLQDQFIDHLTSCIYQLSERQIGALVVLENKNSFDEFLSFSSVKINANFSEELLETIFEPSSPLHDGAVILRGDTIAYARVVLPLAHDTTQLSRSMGTRHRAALGASQRTDALIITVSEENGQVSLSRDGILTRGVKMDRFKSVLRSLLALKEHKRKPFSSWIWKK, encoded by the coding sequence ATGCCCATAGATATCACTTACTATACAACCCCCTTACTGGAAATTCTTTTAATTTGGTTAATCCTTAACTATTTATTAAAGTTCCTATGGGGAACACGAGCTATGGACGTTATTTTTGGTTTACTCGTTTTTCTTTGTCTATTCGTTTTAGCAGATAAACTTCATTTCCCCATCATTCGACGCTTAATGTTACATGTCGTTAATATAGCTGCTATTGTTGTTTTTATTATTTTCCAACCAGAAATACGCTTAGCTTTATCTCGTGTACGCTTTCCTGGAAAAAAATTTGCTATTGATTTGCAAGACCAATTTATTGATCATTTAACATCCTGTATTTACCAACTATCGGAAAGACAAATCGGAGCTCTCGTTGTTCTTGAAAATAAAAATTCCTTTGATGAATTTCTGAGCTTTTCCTCAGTAAAAATTAACGCAAACTTTTCAGAAGAGCTCCTAGAAACTATATTCGAACCTTCCTCCCCACTACATGATGGAGCAGTCATTCTCCGTGGAGACACCATTGCTTATGCACGTGTTGTTCTGCCTTTAGCCCATGATACTACACAATTATCCCGTTCTATGGGAACACGTCATCGAGCTGCTTTAGGTGCTAGCCAACGTACTGATGCATTAATTATCACTGTATCCGAAGAAAACGGTCAGGTTTCCTTATCTCGAGATGGAATTTTAACTCGTGGAGTGAAGATGGACCGGTTTAAGTCTGTACTTAGAAGTCTCCTTGCTCTTAAAGAACATAAACGCAAACCCTTTAGCTCATGGATCTGGAAAAAATGA
- a CDS encoding YbbR-like domain-containing protein: protein MDLEKMINFFSRFFTRNWLRKIVSLGFAIIIWILVGQSVTITRTLNNVSVRIVDLSPEQTVLGLKSNGLLDKKVSITITGNKNTVHDLRPTNLEVVISAAGHTESWIATIDKYNLVSLDEETNIRRDIQSVSADDIFIRLTQYITEDITVTITTPVGSPPKGYEYLDVWPKYLVQKVSGPKEYVNALKEQGLELTFNLNKVSFEELERNRIAQGNHDEIIFPIPKEWKKILIPFGNTNTYEQLNDPQADFLRLLFLKQELIPLNLNLPVLLFFPVKYSHIFNPLAYHLEPSPPIILNQGIYQINIPLYAKDVSKLFLDVVKNNIVIAIVMAPSQRNNFMNWAVEFIDEKTLEDTYVQAILAQEHGVLHDFALIDETSIRHRFREYLRKLSLFGKDGLPLHLFPEVSHNKVIIHSKVIENTKFHTKEK, encoded by the coding sequence ATGGATCTGGAAAAAATGATCAATTTTTTTTCTCGTTTTTTCACTCGCAATTGGCTTAGAAAAATTGTTTCTTTAGGGTTTGCTATTATTATTTGGATTCTCGTAGGACAATCTGTAACCATTACTCGCACGTTAAATAATGTTTCCGTACGTATTGTAGATCTTTCTCCAGAACAAACAGTATTAGGCCTTAAAAGCAATGGGTTACTTGATAAAAAGGTCTCTATAACTATTACAGGAAATAAAAATACTGTTCATGATTTACGTCCCACGAATTTAGAAGTCGTCATTAGCGCTGCCGGTCATACAGAAAGTTGGATTGCCACTATTGATAAATACAACTTGGTAAGCTTAGATGAAGAAACCAATATCCGTAGAGATATCCAAAGTGTATCTGCCGATGATATTTTCATTCGCCTGACACAATACATTACTGAGGACATCACAGTAACAATCACCACTCCCGTGGGTAGTCCCCCTAAAGGATATGAATATCTTGATGTCTGGCCTAAATATCTTGTTCAAAAGGTCAGTGGACCAAAAGAATATGTCAATGCTTTAAAAGAACAAGGCTTAGAGCTCACCTTTAACTTAAATAAGGTGTCTTTCGAAGAGCTGGAAAGAAATCGTATTGCTCAAGGAAATCATGATGAAATTATTTTCCCTATTCCTAAAGAGTGGAAAAAAATTCTCATTCCGTTTGGCAATACAAATACCTATGAACAGTTAAATGATCCCCAAGCAGATTTTCTTCGTTTACTATTTCTGAAGCAAGAATTGATCCCTCTTAATCTGAATCTTCCTGTTTTACTTTTCTTTCCAGTAAAATATAGTCATATCTTTAACCCCTTGGCTTATCACTTAGAGCCTTCACCCCCTATTATCCTCAATCAAGGGATCTACCAAATCAACATTCCTTTATATGCTAAAGATGTCAGTAAACTTTTCTTAGATGTAGTAAAAAATAATATTGTCATAGCCATTGTTATGGCTCCTTCTCAGAGGAACAATTTCATGAATTGGGCTGTAGAATTTATAGATGAAAAAACTCTTGAAGACACCTATGTTCAGGCTATTCTTGCTCAAGAACATGGCGTCCTTCATGATTTTGCTTTAATTGATGAAACCAGTATACGACACCGATTTCGTGAGTACTTAAGAAAGCTTTCTTTATTTGGTAAAGATGGCTTGCCACTGCATTTGTTTCCTGAAGTTTCTCATAATAAAGTAATTATTCATTCAAAAGTTATTGAAAATACTAAATTTCATACAAAAGAAAAGTAA
- a CDS encoding lipid A biosynthesis acyltransferase (Acylates the intermediate (KDO)2-lipid IVA to form (KDO)2-(lauroyl)-lipid IVA): MFTILRHLKKTIVDFCIYFLGTSSIYIFKFFPLPWLQYLGKVLGTAVFYIVPNYRKTALTNLSLAFPQKPFSEKYLLAKQSIQHVMITLLELLAVEGLAHKLDEYISIATSDTHPEGFSNHEVITKEELEETFTELKNNQGIILFCGHQANWELPFLYITRDFPGLAFAKPIKNVRLNKKIFSLREMFKGKIVSPKQGIPSALQALNKGHIIGIVGDQALLISSYAYPLFGHEAFTTTTPALLAYKTGRPVMAISVCRQSNGYTIIPSKKFYADKSLPIKESIPLLMNNLMSFLEKGIACRPEQWMWMHKRWKKKLHNKIKKKYAYSYILVIPPKFLEEKQRQFLHDLKDFYLGAQLTLALQKQQAPAYIEEVSSSYSIQQYHTLKDLTRIPNVFHAVFDLQGLPRTIRQHFKKTGSLAIYTHKKLEKKLTHPQDPLINALRGILRTPQRPKDFVSPFS; the protein is encoded by the coding sequence ATGTTTACTATACTGCGTCACTTAAAAAAAACGATCGTTGATTTCTGTATTTATTTTTTAGGAACTTCTTCTATTTATATCTTTAAATTCTTTCCTCTCCCCTGGCTACAGTACTTAGGAAAAGTATTAGGTACAGCCGTTTTTTATATTGTTCCTAATTATCGAAAAACAGCGTTAACTAATCTTTCCCTAGCATTTCCTCAAAAACCTTTTTCAGAAAAGTATCTGCTTGCTAAGCAATCCATTCAACATGTGATGATTACCTTATTAGAACTATTAGCAGTAGAAGGTTTAGCTCATAAACTGGATGAATATATCTCCATAGCAACCTCGGATACACATCCCGAAGGTTTTTCTAACCATGAAGTCATCACTAAAGAAGAACTAGAAGAAACATTTACTGAATTAAAAAATAACCAGGGAATTATTCTCTTTTGTGGTCACCAGGCAAATTGGGAATTGCCTTTTCTTTATATTACCCGCGATTTCCCTGGACTAGCGTTTGCAAAGCCTATAAAAAATGTACGATTAAATAAGAAGATATTCTCATTACGAGAAATGTTTAAAGGCAAAATTGTCTCCCCGAAACAAGGAATTCCTAGTGCTCTTCAAGCCCTAAACAAAGGACACATTATCGGTATTGTAGGAGACCAGGCACTACTTATATCTTCTTATGCATATCCTCTATTTGGTCATGAAGCCTTTACAACAACGACTCCAGCATTATTGGCCTACAAAACAGGGAGACCTGTTATGGCTATATCCGTATGTCGTCAATCCAATGGCTATACAATTATTCCTAGTAAAAAGTTCTATGCTGATAAATCCCTACCTATTAAAGAATCCATACCTCTATTAATGAACAACCTAATGAGTTTCTTAGAAAAAGGAATCGCTTGTCGACCAGAACAATGGATGTGGATGCATAAGCGATGGAAAAAAAAACTTCATAACAAAATAAAAAAGAAATACGCCTACAGTTATATTCTTGTTATTCCCCCCAAATTCCTGGAAGAGAAACAAAGACAATTCCTGCACGACTTAAAGGATTTTTATTTAGGTGCCCAACTTACACTTGCTTTGCAAAAGCAACAGGCTCCCGCATACATAGAAGAAGTTTCCTCATCCTATAGCATACAACAATATCATACCCTCAAAGACTTAACTCGCATCCCTAATGTGTTTCATGCAGTTTTCGATCTTCAAGGACTGCCAAGAACTATACGCCAGCATTTTAAAAAAACGGGATCCCTAGCGATTTATACTCATAAAAAATTAGAAAAAAAATTAACTCATCCACAAGATCCTTTAATTAACGCATTACGCGGCATTCTTAGAACGCCTCAAAGACCAAAAGATTTTGTTTCTCCTTTTTCTTGA
- the pyk gene encoding pyruvate kinase, whose protein sequence is MIIRTKIICTIGPATDTPEMLEELLDAGMNVARLNFSHGDHESHGKTIRILKELRERKGVPLAIMLDTKGPEIRLGNISKPIPVSRGQKITLVNKEVEGSLEDGVTLHPHGVFPYVREGAEVLIDDGYIQAVVSSVHEDYLKLEFVNSGELKSYKSLSIRGIELALPFMTDQDIRDLKFGVEQGVDCIAASFVRCSEDIEIMRKCLADYGRPDMPIIAKIENRLGVENFSQIAQCCDGIMVARGDLGIELSVVEVPNLQKMMTKVSRETGRFCITATQMLESMIRNMLPTRAEVSDIANAIYDGTSSVMLSGETASGNYPTASVKIMRSVIQETEKNLDYSAFLNFDDERSAVKVSPYLQAIGLSGIHIAEKAQVKAIIVYTETGGSPIFLSKYRPRFPIIAVTPNRTIYYRLALEWGVYPMITHESDRAVWRYQACVYGIERGIISNYDKVLVLSRGAQMRDTNNLTLTTVNDIFVASR, encoded by the coding sequence ATGATCATAAGGACGAAAATAATTTGTACTATAGGACCAGCAACGGATACTCCCGAAATGCTTGAAGAGCTTTTAGATGCGGGGATGAATGTAGCTAGGCTAAATTTTAGTCATGGGGATCATGAAAGTCATGGAAAGACGATCCGTATTCTTAAAGAATTACGAGAGAGAAAAGGTGTTCCTTTAGCTATTATGCTAGATACGAAAGGTCCTGAAATTCGTCTAGGAAATATTTCTAAGCCAATTCCTGTTTCTCGAGGTCAAAAGATCACTTTAGTAAATAAAGAGGTCGAAGGATCTCTAGAGGATGGAGTTACTTTGCATCCTCATGGTGTTTTTCCTTATGTACGAGAGGGGGCTGAGGTATTAATTGATGATGGATATATCCAAGCTGTCGTTTCCTCAGTTCATGAAGATTATTTAAAATTAGAATTTGTGAATTCAGGAGAATTAAAGTCGTATAAGTCATTAAGCATCCGAGGTATTGAGCTAGCGCTTCCGTTTATGACGGATCAGGATATCCGAGATTTAAAGTTTGGTGTGGAACAAGGGGTAGATTGTATAGCTGCTTCTTTTGTCCGTTGCTCCGAAGATATTGAAATTATGCGGAAGTGTTTGGCGGATTACGGTCGTCCTGACATGCCCATTATTGCTAAAATTGAAAATCGTTTGGGAGTAGAGAATTTTTCTCAGATTGCTCAATGTTGCGATGGCATTATGGTGGCTCGTGGAGATTTGGGAATTGAACTTTCGGTTGTAGAAGTCCCCAATTTACAGAAAATGATGACGAAGGTGTCGCGAGAAACTGGGCGTTTTTGTATTACTGCTACCCAAATGTTAGAATCCATGATTCGTAATATGCTACCCACGCGTGCCGAGGTTTCTGATATTGCTAATGCAATTTATGACGGGACATCATCAGTTATGCTTTCAGGAGAAACAGCATCAGGGAATTATCCCACGGCTTCTGTAAAAATTATGCGTTCCGTAATCCAGGAGACGGAAAAGAACTTGGATTACTCTGCGTTTTTAAATTTTGACGATGAGCGTAGTGCGGTTAAGGTATCCCCTTACCTTCAAGCAATTGGTTTATCAGGAATCCATATTGCAGAGAAGGCACAAGTTAAGGCTATTATCGTGTATACAGAAACAGGAGGATCACCAATTTTTCTTTCCAAATACCGTCCTCGTTTTCCTATTATTGCGGTTACGCCTAATCGTACTATATACTATCGTTTGGCTTTAGAATGGGGAGTATATCCTATGATTACTCATGAGTCAGATCGTGCTGTATGGAGATACCAAGCATGTGTTTATGGTATTGAACGTGGGATTATATCTAACTATGATAAGGTTTTAGTTTTAAGTCGTGGTGCTCAAATGAGAGATACCAATAACCTTACATTAACCACAGTAAATGATATCTTTGTTGCCTCAAGATAA